CCTCTCGATCCGCTCGATTCTGCCGAATACACCAATCAGCTGGTTCAGTATTCGAATGTTGAGCAGTCTATTCAAACGAACAAGAACCTGGAAGAGATGATCAGTCTGCTGTCGAGCAATCAGTCGTCGGCTTATGTGAACTACATCGGCACCGAAGTGACGGCCGCTGGCGGGACGGCAATGTTCGATAACGGTCAGGCGAGCTGGAAGTATGATGTCTTGGAGGATGCGACCGGGACCGTTGAGATCCTGAATGATGCAGGGCAGACGGTCTACTCTGGGGAAATCCAGCTTAAGGCGGGCGGTGGCACCTACACATGGGATGGGACCACTGATTTGGGCGGCACGGCATCCAAGGGCGCTTACACCATCCAGCTGGATGTTAAAGACAGTGCTGGTACTGCCGAGCCGGCATCCATCGAGGTCTCGGGCGTTGTTGATGAAGTGAATTTCGGCGGAGCTGTTCCGTTCCTGAGGATTGGGGAGATCTCAGTTCCGGTGAGCGCGGTAAAGTCCGTACGGTCTATCTAAATCTCGTTGGCTAAGTAATTTGCCTGGATCTATTGGTTTTGCAGGGTGCCAGTGAAAGCTGGTGCCCTTCATTTTTGCATCTTGGGCACGTTTCACCGCATTGCATTGCAAATTGCACGGCGGAAGGCTTATGGTTAACAAAACCTAATAAGTTTCACTTGTTTTTGAAGTAATGAATTCATCAATCCCTAAATATCATTCACAAATTCCAGATATTATAGTTAATAAAAATCAAATATTGCTTTAGTCGTTTGTTAAGCGTCATTGTGTAGTCTCAAGATGAACCTTGGTCATGGTTAGTGTGAGAGTACAATGACCGAACAAATTCGTTCGCGTGTAAAATATGTCATCGGCCCGGATGGGAGCCCGCTCACGATTGCGGATCTTCCACCTACCTCTACCAAACGCTGGGTTATCCGGCGGAAGGCGGAAGTGGTAGCAGCAGTGCGGGGCGGCCTTTTATCCCTCGAGGAAGCCTGTCAGAGGTACACCCTGACAGTGGAAGAGTTCCTGTCTTGGCAGAGCTCGATCGAAAAACACGGATTGGCAGGGCTTCGCGCAACGCGGATCCAGCAATACCGGAATTGATGGCCTTACAGCCAGAGATATAAACGACCGCATGGGGGCGGTGCGACGAGGTCGGCTTAGCCGGCCTTTTTTGTTGTTCGCTTTTTCGGTAAACTTATCCAAAGGTTAATGAGGTAGGCAGTTTTTCCCCACTTCAGTTGCAAAATGCCTTAGCGAATTTCGCAGAAAACAGCCGACTTACCCGCATTGATAATGTTTTGTTAACTTATTGTTAACCCTCTGGGCGGCAAATTTTGCCGATCAAAGGCATGGCGTGATTTGCCGACTCTGCCGATAAGGGCAAGTGGCAGGCGAAAGATGCGGGCGGGCATTCGTGAACGGACTTATTGAATTCATAAAAACACTGGGACCAGCGCGGATTGCCGCAATGGGCGCCGTTGCGGCGATCCTAGTCGGTGTATTTGCGTTTATCATCTTCCGGGTGACTGCGCCGCAGATGACGACGCTCTACAACGAGCTGACGCTTGAAGACTCGGCAGCGATCGTCTCCCAGCTTGAAAGCCAGGGTGTGCAGTTCAAGTTAGCCCGCGAAGGTGCGTCCATTATGGTGCCGCAGGAGCAAGTCGCGCGTTTGCGGATGCAACTCGCCGCTGAAGGCCTGCCAACAGGCGGTTCCATCGGTTACGAGATTTTCGACCGCTCCGACACGCTCGGAGCGACCAGCTTCGTTCAGAACATCAATCACCTTCGCGCAATGGAAGGCGAGCTGTCGCGTACGATCAGCTCCCTCGACCGGATCCGCTCCGCGCGGGTTCATCTTGTGATCCCTGAGCGCCAGCTGTTCCAGCGTGACCGGCGTCCGCCGTCTGCTTCAATCGTCTTGAATGTGCGCGGAGGTCTGGGGCCCGGTGAAATCCGTGCTGTCCAGCACCTTGTGGCGACGGCAGTTGATGGACTGGATCCCGACAAAGTGTCGATTGTCGATGAATCCGGCCGCTTGCTGGCATCGGGCGCAAGCAGCGATGACGAGGGCATGGTATCTGCCCGGCTGCAGGAACGGTCGACTGCCATCGAAAGCCGCCTGCGCAATCAGGTCGAGGAAATTCTGAATTCTGTTGTCGGACCCGGCCGGGCCCGGGTGCGCGTCAACGCCGACATCGATTTCAATCGTTTGACGGAGACGACAGAGACCTTCGACCCGGAAGGCCAGGTCGTCCGTTCAACCCAGTCGAAGGAAGAGGCGACGTCCAGCACACGCCAGGATGGTCAGGTCACGGTTGGAAACGAACTTCCAAATGCAGATGCCAATCAGAACAACGATGCTGAAGAGCAAGATACGTCTTCGCTGACTGAAGAGATTGTCAATTACGAGATCTCCAGGTCTACACGCACGGAAGTCGTTGAAGCTGGACGCATTACCCGCCTTTCTGTCGCTGTGCTTGTCGATGGCACCTACCAGACCGATGAAGATGGCAATTCGATCTATACCCCACGTGCCCAGGAAGCTCTCGACCGAATTGCTGTGCTGGTGCGCTCAGCTGTGGGGTTTGATGAAGCGCGCGGCGATGTTGTGGAAGTGATTAATCTTCAATTCGCCCTGCCGCCAGAGCTTGATATTGCGGAGCCGGACGGGCTCTTTGATTTTACCCGCTCGGATATCATGCGCTTTGCAGAGCTCGGGGTCCTCTTCCTGATTGCAATTCTGTTGCTCCTCTTCGTCGTCCGCCCACTTCTGCGCCGTATCGTAACACCGGAAGAACGGCAGCCGCAGGAGTTGGTGATCGGCCCAGATGGTACGTTGGTCGCCGATAGCGAAGTGCCGAAGGAAGAAGAGGAAGAAGACGAATTCGTGATCGAGTGGCTGGAGCAGGCGAAACAAGAAGGTGCTCTCCAGGCCAGTTCCATCGCCAAGGTTGGTGAGATGATTTCGGATCATCCGACCGAGGCGGTGAACATTGTCCGTGGTTGGCTAGATGAGCAGGCGGCGTAATGGCAAGCGATCAGCTACAACAACAGCTCACCGTTAGTGTCGATGAGGAAGACCGTGAGCTTAGGGGCGCTGAGCGGGCTGCCGTTTTGCTGCTTGCGCTCGGTGAATCTCATGGCGCTCCGATCTGGAGCAAACTGGATGAGATTGAGGTCCGGCAAGTGTCCGCTGCCATGGCAAACCTCGGGCCGGTCACGCCGACAATGTTGGAGGATCTCTTCAAGGACTTTGTTCGCCGTATCAGTTCAAAGGGCGCGCTGACTGGCAACGTTGATGCGACGGAGCGGTTGCTGTCGACTTTCCTTTCTGGTGACAAAGTCAGTGTCATCATGGAGGAAATCCGGGGGCCTGCGGGGCGGAACATGTGGGAAAAGCTTTCCAATGTTCAGGAGAACGTTCTGGCTAACTATTTGAAGAACGAGTACCCGCAGACCGTTGCGGTGGTCCTGTCGAAAATCAATTCCGATCACGCGGCGCGTGTCCTGGGCATCCTGCCTGAAGAGTTGGCGCTCGAAGTTGTCAGCCGGATGCTGCGTATGGACGCGGTTCAAAAGGAAGTTCTGGAGAAGGTCGAGCAAACTTTGCGCGTGGAATTCATGTCCAACCTGACCAACACTTCGCGCCGGGACAGCCATGAAATGATGGCTGATATCTTCAACAACTTCGACCGGCAAACCGAAGCCCGTTTCCTGGCGGCATTGGAAGAGGACAACCGCGAAGCGGCCGATCGCATCAAGACCCTGATGTTCACCTTCGATGATCTGCTGAAGCTGGACGCGGCAAGTGCGCAGACCTTGTTGCGGCATGTAGAGAAAGATCAGCTGGCGATCGCCCTCAAGGGCTCGACGGACGCAGCACGCGAATTTTTCTTTGGCAATATGTCTTCGCGTGCCGCGAAGCTGTTGCAGGACGATATGGAGGCCTTGGGACCTGTCCGGTTGCGCGATGTAGACGATGCGCAAACAGGAATGGTCAATCAAGCCAAGGATTTAGCTGCTAAGGGTGAGATTATGATCTCGAAATCCAAGGGCGATGAAGAGATCATCTACTAATGCGGCACGAGGCTGGGACATATACGAGATTGGGCACGATGACGAACCCGTCTAAATTTCTGTTCAACACTGACTTCGCGGAGCCCGAAGAGCCCGAAGTTGTTGAGCCGCCGAAGCCGGAAATTCCGATGATGCCGGTCGCCGACCACAAGGCCCAGCTTCAAAAGGCAAAGGCGCAGGCATTTGAAGAAGGTCGGGTTCAGGCGCTCAAGGACCTGCAGACGAAACAAGAGACTTTGTTAACGGAAGAGGTCGGACATCTGGTGGCTGCCGTCGGCCGGGTGCTGGAAACCATCGACGATTCCGTTGCCAATCAGGAAAAGGATGCTGTCGGCCTTGCATTTCTTGTGGCTAGACGCCTCTGCGCACATCTGATTGCCCGGCAGCCACTGGCAGAAACCGTTGCTTTGGTGTCAGAGTGTTTGGGTCCTTTGCGGCGGGCACCCCATCTCGTCATTCGCGTGGCTGAGCGGGACGTGGAAGCGCTTAAGGCCAAGGTCGACCCCATCATTCATGAAAAGGGTTTCGAGGGGCGCCTGGTCATTCTTGGCGAGCCGGAGATTGCGAGAGGCGATTGCCACATCGAGTGGGCGGATGGCGGAATTCGGCGGGACCGCAAAGCTCTTGAAGCTGAAATTGATGGCAGCATCCGCGCGTATTTGAAAGCAGGGCGCACTCCGAAACCGGCTCCGAAGGCCGATGGAGCATCTGAGAAAGACACTGAGGCATGAGTGACGAACAAGACACAAACATCCCTCTGGATGAATTGGAAGCGCCGGACAGAGCCGGTGAACAAGAGGAAATCCCGCACCCTCAATCCGCTGCCGATCTTGAGGCCGTATTCGATGTACCGGTCAGAATCTCGGCAGTCTTGGGGCACTCGAAAATGCATGTTTCGGACCTGTTGAAACTTGCGTCAGGAACGGTGTTGGAACTCGACCGTAAAGTCGGGGAAGCCATCGATATTTATGTGAATGATCGCCTAGTGGCACGTGGAGAGGTTGTTCTCGTTGAGGACAAACTCGGTGTGACCATGACGGAAATCATCAAGACCGATCGATAAAAGAGGGATCGTATGCGTCTGCTGATTGTCGGAACTCTGGGCGGCCAGCTCACTGCAGCGTCGAAGATCGCTATGCAGCGTGGTGCTCAGGTCACGCACGCCGATGACGTCGAAGGAGCACTGAAAGTCCTGCGGTCCGGCCGTGGCGCCGATCTTCTGATGGTTGAGGTTCACCTCGATATCGAAGGTTTGATCGCCAAGCTGCAGACGGAACGGGTTCATGTTCCTGTGGTTGCTTGCGGTGTTGAAACAGATGCACAAGCCGCCGTCTCTGCAATTCGTGCCGGGGCGAAGGAATACATCCCGCTGCCTCCGGACCCGGAGTTGATCGCAGCCGTTCTTGCTGCTGTTGCCCAGGATCGGGGCGACCTGATTTACCGTGATGACGCAATGGCATCTGTTGTGAAGCTGGCGGAACAGGTGGCGCCGTCGGAGGCGTCGGTCTTGATCACGGGGGAATCGGGCACCGGCAAAGAGGTGATTGCCCGGCACGTGCACAAATCCTCCAACCGTGCGTCGAAACCATTCATCTCGATCAACTGCGCGGCTATTCCAGAACATCTTCTTGAGTCCGAGCTGTTCGGACACGAAAAAGGCGCGTTTACAGGCGCCGTAGCCCGTCGGATCGGCAAATTCGAAGAAGCCGATGGTGGTACGCTGCTTCTGGACGAAATCTCTGAAATGGATGTCCGGCTGCAGGCAAAACTGCTGCGGGCGATCCAGGAACGTGTCATCGACCGGGTTGGTGGCACACGTCCTGTACCCGTGAACATTCGCATTCTGGCGACATCGAACCGCGATCTTGCCGAGAGTGTTCGTTCCGGAAGTTTCCGGGAAGATCTGCTCTTCCGCCTGAATGTCGTTAATCTGAAACTGCCGCCCTTACGGGAACGCCCGGCCGATATCATGGAGCTGGCGCAGTTCTTCATTGCCCACTATTCGGAAGCCAATGGCGTGCCGGTCCGCCAGCTTTCTCTGGAAGCGCGGCAGGCACTGATGTCCAATCAATGGCAGGGCAACGTTCGTGAATTGGAAAACACCATGCACCGCGCCATTCTTCTGGCAAGCGGCGCTGAGATCGGTGTGGAAGCCATTCGCATGCCGGACGGTACACCGCTGAGCGCTGCTCGAGGACCTGCAGAACGGGCGGCGCAAACTGCTGAAGCTGTCACCCGGAATTTCGTTGGGCGGACCGTTGCCGACGTGGAGCGGGATCTGATCTTGGACACGCTCGACCACTGTCTTGGGAACCGGACCCATGCGGCAAAAATCCTCGGGATCTCCATCCGAACACTTCGCAACAAACTGAATCAGTACACGGATGAGGGTGTTCAAGTGCCAAGCCCAGGCGAGGCACGGGGCTAATGAAGTATCAGGTTGACATATAAGCAGCCGAATTCGCGTCAGTTTGGAATGGGATCTAAGTCGTAAATGTCAGACACAGCAGCAGGTGGTGGCGGTCCAACCGGACCAAATACCGGGCAGGAGGGCACTTCAGGAGCGCCTTCCGGTGCTGCCGTTTCGGGTTTTCCGACCGTTCGCGAAATCATAGATACGCTGCGAAAGGGCGATGTCGGCCTTGCGACGGGTATTTTGGTGATCCTGACGCTGCTGATCCTGCCGATGCCGCCGGTCATGCTGGACATGTTCCTGGCGGTGTCGATCATTTTCTCGGTCCTCGTCTTGATGACAGGCCTCTTCATTCAAAAGCCGCTTGAGTTTTCGTCCTTCCCAACGGTTCTTCTGATCGCGACCATGTTGCGGCTTGGCCTGAACATTGCCTCCACCCGGCTGATCCTTGCAAATGGCCATGAAGGCACGGCTGCTGCGGGAAATGTCATCCAGTCGTTTGGTAACCTGGTGATGGGCGGCAATTTCGTCATCGGGATTATCGTTTTCGCGATCCTGGTGATCGTGAACTTCGTCGTCATCACCAAGGGTTCGGGCCGTATCGCGGAAGTCGCAGCCCGTTTCACATTGGACGCGATGCCGGGCAAGCAGATGGCGATCGACGCTGATCTGTCTGCCGGGCTTATTGATGAATCGGAGGCCAAAGCCCGCCGTAAGGCGCTGGAAGATGAAAGTTCGTTCTTCGGGGCGATGGACGGTGCTTCGAAGTTCGTCCGCGGTGATGCAATCGCAGGCCTTCTGATCACATTCATCAACATTCTGGGCGGGATCTTCATCGGCGTTGCGCAGATGGATCTGACCTTCTCGGAAGCGGCCAACAACTACACGCTCCTGACCATTGGTGACGGTCTCGTTTCCCAAATTCCGGCGCTAATCGTGTCTACTGCGGCCGGCCTTCTTGTTTCCAAAGCCGGGGTTCATGGAGCCGCCGACAAGGCGCTCACAAGCCAGTTTACCGGCTACCCGAAGGCGCTGGGCATGTCGGCGGCCGTCATGGTGGTGCTTGCCCTGTTGCCGGGCATGCCGATGATCCCGTTCCTGGGCCTGGCAGCCGGCGCTGGGTATCTCGCCTTCAGAGTCGGTGCGAACAAAAAGAAAGAGGAAGCCAAGGCCGCTGTCGTCAAGGCCATCGAAGAAGCGCCGCAGCCGCCGCCGGAGCCGCCAATCACAGATGCGCTCAAGATGGATGAACTGCGGATCGAGCTTGGCTATGCACTGCTGCCGCTGATCAATGGCAAGGCAAGCGGCGATTCTGATGTCCTGACCGAGCAAATCAAGGCCTTGCGGCGCCAGATCGCTGGCGACATGGGCGTGATCATGCCGCCGGTCCGCATCCTCGACAATATTCAGCTTGGAGCAAACGATTACGTTATCAAGGTGAAGGAGGTCGAGGCCGGGCGCGGCATTCTCTATCCAAACCACTTCATGGTCATGGACCCGGCTGGCGGGCAGGTCAAACTGCCGGGCACGCACACCACAGAACCGACCTTTGGACTGCCTGCGACCTGGGTCGAGGCGCAGTACCGCGAAGATGCTTCTTTGCGCGGTTACACCGTTGTGGACCCGGCGACCGTGTTGTCGACGCATCTGACGGAGACCATCAAGAACAACATCAGCGAATTGCTGACCTATGGTGATGTCCAGAAACTCCTGAAAGAACTCAAGGGTGAACAAGCCAAGCTGGTCGAAGACCTGATCCCGTCACAAATCACCGTGTCCGGTGTTCAACGCGTGCTGCAGGCCCTGTTGAACGAACGGATTTCCGTCCGCGATCTCGGCACGATCCTGGAAGGCGTCTCGGAAGCCACCGGCATGACGCGCAACACGGATACGATTGCAGAACACGTCCGCACGCGGCTTGGCCGACAGATCTGTGCAGCCAACCTCGCGGCCGGTGGGTACCTTCCGCTTATTGCCATGTCACCACAATGGGAACAGGCGTTCCTGGAGGCTATCATTGGTGAAGGGGATGACCGTCAACTGGCGATGCAGCCGAGCAAACTGCAGGAGTTCGTCGGGGTGGTCCGTGACGCATTTGAAGAGGCGGCCCAACAGGGCGAGGTTCCTGTTCTTTTGACCTCGCCGCAGACCCGGCCCTTCGTTCGATCCATTGTGGAACGGTTCCGGGCACATACCACGGTCATGAGCCAGGGCGAAGTTCATCCCCGGATCAAACTGAAGACCATCGGATCAATCTAAAACCATCAAATGAGAACGTTGACCCGTGCGGCCACAGCGGTCGGGCTGGCATAGCTGGACTGTGGGGACGAGCTGTTCTGGAGAAAAAACCTCGCCTGCTGGGTTCCCGAGGCGATTGTGATGTTCGTAATGGAAGTTGTGAGCTGCGTTCTCAGATTCTGCGATTTCTGGAGGGAATTTGAGCGCTTTTGTGACCAACCCTCGTTGTAGCTTTTCCAGCGAGCCGTACGCTTGGAGCTGAAACGTTTATGATAGTCACGCTGGATATAATTTCCGACCTTGGGCATTGCGCATCTCTCCTGGATACGCTTTCACCTTCACAAAATATGGTTAACAGCGTGTTA
This window of the Roseibium alexandrii DFL-11 genome carries:
- the fliG gene encoding flagellar motor switch protein FliG: MASDQLQQQLTVSVDEEDRELRGAERAAVLLLALGESHGAPIWSKLDEIEVRQVSAAMANLGPVTPTMLEDLFKDFVRRISSKGALTGNVDATERLLSTFLSGDKVSVIMEEIRGPAGRNMWEKLSNVQENVLANYLKNEYPQTVAVVLSKINSDHAARVLGILPEELALEVVSRMLRMDAVQKEVLEKVEQTLRVEFMSNLTNTSRRDSHEMMADIFNNFDRQTEARFLAALEEDNREAADRIKTLMFTFDDLLKLDAASAQTLLRHVEKDQLAIALKGSTDAAREFFFGNMSSRAAKLLQDDMEALGPVRLRDVDDAQTGMVNQAKDLAAKGEIMISKSKGDEEIIY
- a CDS encoding flagellar hook assembly protein FlgD, producing MTFFSPSASSTNSTSSTSGAAQSSSQSSTQASEAGLSANYELFLSMLTTQIQNQDPLDPLDSAEYTNQLVQYSNVEQSIQTNKNLEEMISLLSSNQSSAYVNYIGTEVTAAGGTAMFDNGQASWKYDVLEDATGTVEILNDAGQTVYSGEIQLKAGGGTYTWDGTTDLGGTASKGAYTIQLDVKDSAGTAEPASIEVSGVVDEVNFGGAVPFLRIGEISVPVSAVKSVRSI
- the sciP gene encoding CtrA inhibitor SciP, which encodes MTEQIRSRVKYVIGPDGSPLTIADLPPTSTKRWVIRRKAEVVAAVRGGLLSLEEACQRYTLTVEEFLSWQSSIEKHGLAGLRATRIQQYRN
- the fliN gene encoding flagellar motor switch protein FliN, with the protein product MSDEQDTNIPLDELEAPDRAGEQEEIPHPQSAADLEAVFDVPVRISAVLGHSKMHVSDLLKLASGTVLELDRKVGEAIDIYVNDRLVARGEVVLVEDKLGVTMTEIIKTDR
- the fliF gene encoding flagellar basal-body MS-ring/collar protein FliF; protein product: MNGLIEFIKTLGPARIAAMGAVAAILVGVFAFIIFRVTAPQMTTLYNELTLEDSAAIVSQLESQGVQFKLAREGASIMVPQEQVARLRMQLAAEGLPTGGSIGYEIFDRSDTLGATSFVQNINHLRAMEGELSRTISSLDRIRSARVHLVIPERQLFQRDRRPPSASIVLNVRGGLGPGEIRAVQHLVATAVDGLDPDKVSIVDESGRLLASGASSDDEGMVSARLQERSTAIESRLRNQVEEILNSVVGPGRARVRVNADIDFNRLTETTETFDPEGQVVRSTQSKEEATSSTRQDGQVTVGNELPNADANQNNDAEEQDTSSLTEEIVNYEISRSTRTEVVEAGRITRLSVAVLVDGTYQTDEDGNSIYTPRAQEALDRIAVLVRSAVGFDEARGDVVEVINLQFALPPELDIAEPDGLFDFTRSDIMRFAELGVLFLIAILLLLFVVRPLLRRIVTPEERQPQELVIGPDGTLVADSEVPKEEEEEDEFVIEWLEQAKQEGALQASSIAKVGEMISDHPTEAVNIVRGWLDEQAA
- a CDS encoding FliH/SctL family protein: MTNPSKFLFNTDFAEPEEPEVVEPPKPEIPMMPVADHKAQLQKAKAQAFEEGRVQALKDLQTKQETLLTEEVGHLVAAVGRVLETIDDSVANQEKDAVGLAFLVARRLCAHLIARQPLAETVALVSECLGPLRRAPHLVIRVAERDVEALKAKVDPIIHEKGFEGRLVILGEPEIARGDCHIEWADGGIRRDRKALEAEIDGSIRAYLKAGRTPKPAPKADGASEKDTEA
- the flhA gene encoding flagellar biosynthesis protein FlhA, coding for MSDTAAGGGGPTGPNTGQEGTSGAPSGAAVSGFPTVREIIDTLRKGDVGLATGILVILTLLILPMPPVMLDMFLAVSIIFSVLVLMTGLFIQKPLEFSSFPTVLLIATMLRLGLNIASTRLILANGHEGTAAAGNVIQSFGNLVMGGNFVIGIIVFAILVIVNFVVITKGSGRIAEVAARFTLDAMPGKQMAIDADLSAGLIDESEAKARRKALEDESSFFGAMDGASKFVRGDAIAGLLITFINILGGIFIGVAQMDLTFSEAANNYTLLTIGDGLVSQIPALIVSTAAGLLVSKAGVHGAADKALTSQFTGYPKALGMSAAVMVVLALLPGMPMIPFLGLAAGAGYLAFRVGANKKKEEAKAAVVKAIEEAPQPPPEPPITDALKMDELRIELGYALLPLINGKASGDSDVLTEQIKALRRQIAGDMGVIMPPVRILDNIQLGANDYVIKVKEVEAGRGILYPNHFMVMDPAGGQVKLPGTHTTEPTFGLPATWVEAQYREDASLRGYTVVDPATVLSTHLTETIKNNISELLTYGDVQKLLKELKGEQAKLVEDLIPSQITVSGVQRVLQALLNERISVRDLGTILEGVSEATGMTRNTDTIAEHVRTRLGRQICAANLAAGGYLPLIAMSPQWEQAFLEAIIGEGDDRQLAMQPSKLQEFVGVVRDAFEEAAQQGEVPVLLTSPQTRPFVRSIVERFRAHTTVMSQGEVHPRIKLKTIGSI
- the flbD gene encoding sigma-54-dependent transcriptional regulator FlbD codes for the protein MRLLIVGTLGGQLTAASKIAMQRGAQVTHADDVEGALKVLRSGRGADLLMVEVHLDIEGLIAKLQTERVHVPVVACGVETDAQAAVSAIRAGAKEYIPLPPDPELIAAVLAAVAQDRGDLIYRDDAMASVVKLAEQVAPSEASVLITGESGTGKEVIARHVHKSSNRASKPFISINCAAIPEHLLESELFGHEKGAFTGAVARRIGKFEEADGGTLLLDEISEMDVRLQAKLLRAIQERVIDRVGGTRPVPVNIRILATSNRDLAESVRSGSFREDLLFRLNVVNLKLPPLRERPADIMELAQFFIAHYSEANGVPVRQLSLEARQALMSNQWQGNVRELENTMHRAILLASGAEIGVEAIRMPDGTPLSAARGPAERAAQTAEAVTRNFVGRTVADVERDLILDTLDHCLGNRTHAAKILGISIRTLRNKLNQYTDEGVQVPSPGEARG